From a region of the Sinorhizobium sp. B11 genome:
- a CDS encoding quinone oxidoreductase, which translates to MKAVIMSGPGGPDVLQLTEQPEPVAGPGQVLVEIAAAGVNFMDIGARRGGLWKEMPNPKIMGVEGAGRVLALGEGVTEFRPGQRVAWVYGPGSYAERIAIPAGSLVPVPDDIDDRTAAGVMMQGLTASHFATDFYPVQSGDTALVHAAAGGLGLLLTQIIKSRGGRVIGRVSSQEKAAIARQAGADHVIVDPAGTFADEVLKLTGGEGVDVVYDGSGPETFAGSLASLRRSGTFCWFGPVLGGPGPLDIMSLPKSIKIGYAVFADHIHTPELLRRHTAQLFEWISRGEMTVHIDAAYPLAEAAGAHAAMESRATKGKLLLIP; encoded by the coding sequence ATGAAAGCTGTCATCATGAGCGGCCCCGGCGGGCCTGACGTACTGCAACTGACCGAGCAGCCGGAGCCGGTCGCCGGCCCCGGCCAGGTTCTGGTGGAGATTGCCGCAGCCGGCGTCAATTTCATGGATATCGGTGCGCGCCGCGGCGGCCTCTGGAAGGAGATGCCGAATCCGAAGATCATGGGCGTCGAAGGCGCCGGCCGGGTGCTGGCCCTGGGTGAAGGGGTGACGGAGTTTCGGCCGGGCCAGCGCGTCGCCTGGGTCTATGGGCCGGGAAGCTATGCCGAGCGCATCGCAATTCCCGCGGGCTCGCTGGTGCCGGTGCCCGACGATATCGACGACAGGACGGCCGCCGGCGTGATGATGCAGGGCCTGACCGCCAGCCACTTCGCGACGGATTTCTACCCGGTCCAGTCAGGTGACACAGCCCTCGTCCATGCAGCCGCCGGCGGTCTCGGCCTGCTGCTGACGCAGATTATCAAATCGCGCGGCGGCCGGGTGATCGGCCGTGTCTCCAGCCAGGAAAAGGCTGCCATCGCCAGGCAAGCGGGCGCCGACCATGTCATCGTCGATCCTGCCGGCACCTTCGCCGACGAAGTGCTGAAGCTCACCGGCGGCGAAGGCGTAGACGTCGTCTATGACGGATCGGGACCGGAAACCTTCGCCGGCTCGCTCGCGTCACTGCGCCGCTCCGGCACCTTCTGCTGGTTCGGCCCCGTTCTCGGCGGCCCCGGCCCGCTCGACATCATGAGCCTGCCGAAAAGCATCAAGATCGGCTATGCCGTCTTCGCCGACCATATCCACACGCCCGAACTGCTTCGCCGGCATACGGCACAGCTCTTCGAGTGGATCTCGCGGGGTGAGATGACAGTGCATATCGATGCTGCGTACCCGCTGGCCGAAGCGGCAGGCGCGCATGCCGCGATGGAAAGCCGCGCCACGAAGGGCAAGCTGCTGCTGATACCGTGA
- a CDS encoding nuclear transport factor 2 family protein — translation MNKEHVAALFSHLEQGDGAGFFAHVADDVDWTVMGTHLLAGHYRSKQAFFAATFEKLHKVLPEGTRLSTQNILIDGDWAVVELRSMATARDGMRFDNRYCWLCRFQGETIVEVRAYLDSWLVGELFRRNPVGARGSATA, via the coding sequence ATGAACAAAGAGCATGTCGCGGCACTCTTTTCGCATCTCGAACAAGGCGATGGCGCGGGCTTCTTCGCCCATGTCGCCGACGATGTGGACTGGACGGTCATGGGCACGCATCTGCTTGCCGGCCATTACCGCTCCAAGCAGGCATTCTTCGCCGCCACTTTCGAGAAGCTGCACAAGGTGCTGCCCGAGGGCACCCGGCTCTCCACGCAAAACATCCTCATCGACGGCGACTGGGCGGTCGTCGAGCTCCGCTCGATGGCGACGGCCCGCGACGGCATGCGCTTCGACAACCGCTACTGCTGGCTCTGCCGCTTCCAGGGTGAAACGATCGTCGAAGTGCGCGCCTATCTCGACAGCTGGCTGGTCGGCGAACTCTTCCGACGCAATCCTGTCGGGGCGCGCGGTTCGGCGACGGCGTGA
- a CDS encoding RNA polymerase sigma factor, with the protein MTFQAEISLADRSDPELVALALANDIRGFRAIMRRYNRRLFRVARGILREDAMAEDALQDAYLKAFRHLADFQGASAFSTWLTRIVMNEALGRLRRQRRMPEVSVDTAAMQSRVVDFPTGSPIDNPEITMAQRQILKLVEEATDSLPEEYRLVFILRVIEEMSVEETAEMLSLKPETVRSRLHRARALLRRQLDALIGPVAMDAFPFAGWKCDRLTERVMARLEPK; encoded by the coding sequence ATGACGTTTCAGGCAGAGATATCGCTGGCGGATAGAAGCGACCCCGAGCTGGTGGCGCTGGCGCTGGCGAACGATATCAGGGGTTTCCGCGCCATCATGCGGCGCTATAACCGGCGGCTCTTCCGCGTTGCCCGCGGCATTCTGCGCGAAGATGCGATGGCGGAAGACGCGTTGCAAGATGCCTATCTCAAGGCATTCCGGCACCTGGCCGATTTCCAGGGCGCCAGCGCCTTTTCCACCTGGCTGACGCGCATCGTCATGAACGAGGCGCTCGGCCGCCTTCGCAGGCAACGCCGCATGCCGGAAGTCTCCGTCGATACGGCGGCGATGCAAAGCCGCGTCGTCGATTTTCCCACCGGTTCGCCCATCGACAATCCCGAGATCACCATGGCGCAGCGACAGATCCTGAAACTCGTGGAAGAGGCGACCGACAGCCTGCCGGAAGAATACCGGCTCGTCTTCATCCTCAGGGTGATCGAGGAAATGAGCGTCGAGGAAACCGCCGAGATGCTGTCGCTCAAGCCCGAAACCGTGCGCAGCCGCCTGCATCGCGCCCGCGCCCTGCTGCGCCGCCAACTCGACGCTTTGATCGGGCCGGTGGCAATGGATGCCTTTCCCTTCGCCGGCTGGAAATGCGACCGGCTGACGGAGCGGGTGATGGCGCGGCTGGAGCCCAAGTAA
- a CDS encoding DUF4142 domain-containing protein — protein MHKHLIAALAAMALSAPAALAAGPAPTDPQIAHIAYTAGVIDIEAAKQAVEKSKDKEVVAFAKDMIRDHEAVNKQALDLVKKLKVTPEDNDTSKSLSADAKKEREKLSKLKGAAFDKAYVDNEVAYHKAVNNALKTTLIPAAQNPDLKSLLETGLKLFEGHEQHAEHVASMLK, from the coding sequence ATGCACAAACACCTTATCGCCGCCCTCGCCGCCATGGCGCTCTCCGCGCCCGCAGCCCTTGCCGCCGGGCCAGCCCCCACCGATCCACAAATCGCCCATATCGCCTATACGGCCGGCGTCATCGACATCGAGGCGGCCAAGCAGGCGGTCGAGAAATCGAAAGACAAGGAGGTCGTTGCCTTCGCCAAGGATATGATCCGCGACCACGAGGCCGTCAACAAGCAGGCGCTCGATCTCGTCAAGAAGCTGAAGGTGACGCCTGAAGACAATGATACCAGCAAATCGCTGAGTGCCGATGCGAAAAAGGAGCGGGAGAAACTCTCCAAACTGAAGGGCGCCGCCTTCGACAAGGCCTATGTCGACAATGAGGTCGCCTATCACAAGGCGGTCAACAACGCCCTGAAGACGACGCTGATCCCGGCCGCGCAGAACCCGGACCTGAAGAGCCTGCTCGAAACCGGCCTGAAACTCTTCGAAGGCCATGAGCAGCATGCCGAGCATGTCGCCTCGATGCTGAAATGA
- a CDS encoding cupredoxin family copper-binding protein — MTAMAILPGLCLAAGLSLLGTAASAATIEVTIEKLAFEPAVVTAHPGDTILWHNKDVMDHTATSKGNFDVVIPAGKSGSLVVKEDGAFDYLCRYHPNMKGRIEVGP; from the coding sequence ATGACCGCCATGGCGATCCTGCCTGGACTTTGCCTTGCGGCCGGCCTTTCCCTTCTCGGGACGGCCGCAAGCGCTGCCACGATCGAGGTGACCATCGAGAAGCTGGCATTCGAGCCGGCGGTGGTGACAGCCCATCCAGGCGATACGATCCTCTGGCACAACAAGGATGTGATGGATCACACCGCGACCTCGAAAGGCAATTTCGATGTGGTGATCCCGGCTGGCAAGTCGGGGTCCCTAGTGGTGAAGGAGGACGGAGCGTTCGACTATCTCTGCCGGTATCATCCGAACATGAAGGGACGGATCGAGGTCGGGCCGTAG
- a CDS encoding portal protein: protein MENPRRDNETQIAYHRRRLNELKEVRQPWEAEWRALAEHIEPTRLRLHSGREGPRSRDKIVDSTGTHAYETLKSGMHSGLTSPARPWFRLTTFDPDLKKLDAVKVYLAAVQDKMREVFAASNLYRAFHIGYGDLGQFGQSVAILVEDEETVIRVQQLVHGRFWIARDHKGKATTLYRTFRWSVQRIIERFGYDNVPERVKSLYDSSRYGECFDVYHAIEPRYDRDPRLIDKRNKPYLSNYWIDEIGSELLEESGFDSNPIIAPAWELSEDDHYALSPGQKALGDIRMLQLEQMRKLEGIDKKVRPPMNAPTSMQNSPASLLPGAVNYVDDPTGKGFRPAMEVNLSLMELREDIQEVQNRIEKTFFADLFFAITNMEGVQPRNQFELTQRKEEQLLQLGPVLENVFGDQLGPTIDRTFDILAARDELPPPPPELQGTELKVEYISTLAQAQQAVATGAIERGVAFMGQVSAVKPEALDKLDVDEAIDLYFDAIGAPPSMILADDKVEAIRAQRAQQMQAAQTAQMASQVAPALNQGAKAAQVLADANDNPNGAALLRQLGLA, encoded by the coding sequence ATGGAAAATCCTCGTCGCGACAACGAGACACAGATTGCCTATCACCGCCGCCGGCTGAATGAGCTGAAGGAGGTTCGCCAGCCCTGGGAGGCCGAATGGCGGGCGCTCGCCGAGCATATCGAGCCGACGCGCCTCAGGCTGCATTCCGGCCGCGAAGGCCCGCGCTCGCGCGACAAGATCGTCGACAGCACCGGCACCCATGCCTATGAGACGCTGAAATCGGGCATGCATTCGGGCCTGACCTCGCCCGCCCGCCCCTGGTTTCGCCTCACCACCTTCGATCCTGATCTGAAGAAGCTCGACGCCGTCAAAGTCTATCTCGCCGCCGTGCAGGACAAGATGCGCGAGGTCTTTGCCGCCTCCAATCTCTACCGCGCCTTCCATATCGGCTATGGCGATCTCGGCCAGTTCGGCCAGTCGGTGGCGATCCTCGTGGAAGACGAGGAGACCGTCATCCGCGTGCAGCAGCTGGTGCATGGCCGCTTCTGGATCGCCCGCGACCACAAGGGCAAGGCGACCACCCTCTACCGCACCTTCCGCTGGTCGGTGCAGCGCATCATCGAGCGCTTCGGCTACGACAATGTGCCGGAGCGGGTAAAGAGCCTCTATGACAGCTCCAGATATGGCGAATGTTTCGATGTCTACCACGCCATCGAGCCGCGCTACGACCGTGACCCCAGGCTGATCGACAAGCGCAACAAGCCGTACCTGTCCAATTACTGGATCGACGAGATCGGTTCGGAACTGCTGGAGGAAAGCGGCTTCGACAGCAATCCCATCATCGCGCCGGCCTGGGAATTGTCCGAGGACGATCACTATGCGCTCTCGCCCGGCCAGAAGGCGCTCGGCGATATCAGGATGCTGCAGCTGGAGCAGATGCGAAAGCTCGAAGGCATCGACAAGAAGGTGCGCCCGCCGATGAACGCGCCGACCTCGATGCAGAACAGTCCGGCCTCGCTGCTGCCGGGTGCGGTGAACTATGTGGATGACCCCACCGGCAAGGGCTTCCGGCCCGCGATGGAGGTGAACCTCAGCCTGATGGAGCTGCGCGAAGACATTCAGGAAGTGCAGAACCGCATCGAAAAAACCTTCTTTGCCGATCTGTTCTTTGCCATCACCAATATGGAGGGCGTGCAGCCGCGCAACCAGTTCGAGCTGACCCAGCGCAAGGAAGAGCAGCTGCTGCAGCTTGGCCCCGTGCTCGAAAACGTCTTCGGTGATCAGCTGGGACCGACCATCGACCGCACCTTCGATATTCTGGCCGCCCGCGACGAGCTGCCCCCGCCCCCGCCGGAACTGCAGGGCACGGAGCTGAAGGTCGAATATATCTCGACACTCGCGCAGGCGCAGCAGGCGGTCGCGACAGGCGCGATCGAGCGCGGCGTCGCCTTCATGGGCCAGGTCTCGGCAGTCAAACCGGAAGCGCTCGACAAGCTCGATGTCGATGAGGCGATCGATCTCTATTTCGATGCGATCGGCGCGCCGCCCTCGATGATCCTTGCCGATGACAAGGTGGAGGCGATCCGCGCGCAGCGGGCACAGCAGATGCAGGCGGCGCAGACCGCACAGATGGCCTCGCAGGTGGCGCCTGCGCTGAACCAGGGCGCCAAGGCAGCGCAGGTACTGGCAGACGCCAATGACAACCCGAATGGCGCTGCCCTGCTGCGCCAGCTGGGGCTCGCCTGA
- a CDS encoding SGNH/GDSL hydrolase family protein yields the protein MAKLYNMQRVQGVVIVADGAQMFNNRPVIGIRDVGDTILFADNTLVLGVEIISDGATIYNDLPVLGAVMISDGRSLYGNAPVIPVKGANVAVPLPALPLAAGAKVMGLGHSFIGLGAAQTYTAGQTATNGHTGFYENGRTVLSWIKAADGRFNLDMFAELAHPFFAPSSFAAFSGAMGGKSGDCLFPVPGLEAQFPGTLARTAYALGQKPDIVYVDIGYNDIVRNRTLAQIVADLDTQVQRIVDAGIYVILQTLSWTSTLDDQPGTDDPAWPGILDGINAWIIAQAGREGVMLCNTLALDGPASGISPAMFVDGLHPKPDLMAKRSDILLPILQGMVSAGETRSLDPLAAYNIFPPKGTPGTTGAKTNVTGDVATGMRLVRGTGTSTYVGSKEVLATGNEKQVITITPVNDAAAVHTVTYGLPANLSLATLGLVAGDWLEIQIPVELNDWAGWDYLDSSIRGPVQIGNTVTVTGGGWTTGNYIGGRGRSLICGSKLWLPTGLTMTNIRLDNLLILRHLCTTGGTGVAKIGAPVIRKIGNPRTAWELAA from the coding sequence ATGGCGAAACTCTACAATATGCAGCGCGTCCAGGGCGTCGTCATCGTTGCCGACGGCGCGCAGATGTTCAACAACCGCCCTGTCATCGGCATCCGCGATGTGGGCGATACCATCCTCTTTGCCGACAACACGCTCGTTCTCGGTGTCGAGATCATCAGCGATGGCGCGACCATCTATAACGACCTGCCCGTGCTCGGCGCCGTCATGATATCGGATGGGCGCAGCCTCTACGGCAATGCGCCGGTCATTCCCGTGAAGGGCGCAAATGTCGCCGTACCGCTGCCGGCCCTGCCGCTCGCAGCCGGCGCCAAGGTCATGGGCCTCGGCCACAGCTTCATCGGCCTCGGCGCGGCGCAGACCTATACTGCCGGGCAGACGGCGACGAACGGCCATACCGGCTTCTACGAGAATGGCCGCACTGTCCTCTCCTGGATCAAGGCAGCCGACGGCCGCTTCAACCTCGATATGTTCGCCGAACTCGCCCACCCCTTCTTCGCGCCGAGTTCCTTTGCCGCCTTCTCGGGCGCCATGGGCGGAAAATCGGGCGACTGCCTCTTCCCCGTTCCTGGCCTCGAAGCACAGTTTCCCGGCACGCTGGCGCGCACCGCCTACGCTCTCGGCCAGAAGCCCGACATCGTCTATGTCGACATCGGCTATAACGATATCGTCCGAAACCGGACGCTTGCGCAGATCGTTGCGGACTTGGACACCCAGGTGCAGCGCATCGTCGATGCCGGCATTTACGTGATCCTGCAGACGCTGAGCTGGACCAGCACGCTCGACGATCAGCCCGGCACCGACGATCCCGCCTGGCCCGGCATTCTCGACGGCATCAACGCGTGGATAATAGCGCAGGCGGGCCGCGAAGGCGTCATGCTCTGCAACACGCTTGCGCTCGACGGCCCGGCCTCGGGCATCTCGCCGGCCATGTTCGTCGACGGCCTTCACCCCAAGCCCGACCTGATGGCAAAACGATCGGACATTCTCCTGCCGATCCTGCAGGGCATGGTCTCGGCCGGCGAAACGCGCTCGCTCGACCCACTCGCCGCCTATAACATCTTCCCGCCGAAGGGCACGCCCGGCACCACAGGCGCCAAGACCAACGTCACCGGCGATGTCGCCACCGGCATGCGCCTGGTGCGCGGCACCGGCACCTCGACCTATGTCGGCAGCAAGGAAGTGCTGGCGACAGGAAACGAGAAGCAGGTCATTACGATCACGCCTGTCAATGACGCGGCTGCCGTTCATACCGTGACCTATGGCCTTCCTGCCAATCTTAGCCTCGCCACACTCGGCCTCGTCGCCGGAGATTGGCTGGAGATCCAGATCCCGGTCGAGCTCAACGACTGGGCCGGCTGGGACTACCTCGACAGCTCCATCCGCGGCCCGGTCCAGATCGGCAACACCGTGACCGTCACCGGCGGCGGCTGGACGACGGGCAACTACATCGGCGGGCGTGGACGTTCCCTAATCTGCGGTTCGAAACTCTGGCTGCCGACGGGGCTGACGATGACGAACATCAGGCTCGATAACCTGCTGATCTTGCGACATCTCTGCACGACGGGCGGGACTGGCGTTGCCAAGATCGGGGCGCCGGTCATTCGCAAGATTGGCAATCCGAGGACGGCGTGGGAATTGGCGGCCTGA